tacaaGAGGGCACCTTTAATTTGTacctaaaatttcagttatgtcaagggagccgaTAGCGCCTTTAgtcgaatctttacggtataccacataatcaaaacattaaaaattcattgtatttatttcacatacaaatataaatatcatacATTAAAATAGAGGTCTTGCAGTTTTAAACCTACTACTGTACTATTACATTCACAATTTGCTTTCAAAGCTTACATGTATATATACcacataatcaaaaatattaaaaatacactgtatttatttcaaatacaaatatttcaaaTACAAATATATAAGTCTAGGACTGTTGTCTACCTACCACTGTACTATTAAAATAACAATTTGCTTTCAAAGCTTAATCACATaatcaaaacattttacaatgttATATTGAGACCAGAATGTGAtttacaaacaacaacaacaacaacaacaacaacaacaacaacaacaacaacaacaacaacaacaaatatttatacaacgccaatcttcaaaattcaattgttcaaaggcgctgattagtacaaggaacttatacgatgtcctcattcacaaactgatactatctgtccatcgtataagactattaCCGTACGGCAgcgtggtgaaggaatattacacagtcaagaataggctgtCATTTTTTTATTCGGATCCCTCCCAggctcccaaaacatcaaaagcgttgtacgtatacttacttaagactgtcctttttcacattaaaccagacaaagtagggccaacttgcctagaaatggtcaaattttggcaagaaatatctctgtgtaattcTATggaagtcccatatcacatcgttatcggcgatcatgttttttttcttctgaagtttggctggtacccaccagcgtcatgcacgtgacgtgacacagctaaaataatcaaccggaaatcggggatcattaaaacatcaacaaatttcaaaacacaaaaatcagtaaacttaatggcgagcggtccgaattttgagccatacaagtttggTGAACTAGGCGCTGATAGGCAGACACAATAAATCAAATCTGATAGGCTTGTTGGAACAAAATGCAAACAGTCTGATCATTCCTAATATGGATGGGAAGTTTgtgaaaatttgaccaaatatggtcaaaaTGAGGCTAAAGAGtacaaaaaaggcatacaaatcttaaatatcaggttggccagcatcccacaggggtgGGGCTGAtaccctttgccccccccttatcAGTTGACAACAAAGAACTCTACAGATATAAACTAGTaattactcccgattccagaaaaatacagcactaattatttggactttgcaatttgagggaaaatgggcaaaaacatgcaattttgcatgttttcttacaattgtagtctaagcattcaaaatcttgagcttgttacttttgataattggttatgaaaaagattagaaaatgtgttttccaaaaattagaaggcACAACTTGAAATTTGTCTGTATGtacaatttttttgaaatatgccttaaaactcatgtttttggcccttatttccaaaaattgaccaaattttaaaatttgtaggtcattttgggaaaaaatgtgtcccttcaatacgaaaggtcacaatttgtAAATGATCGTCATTTTTTCCTCCCagcaatatcaaaaataaaaaatatcaaattttaataatttgccataaaatttgtattatattgtgaatttaaaaaaaatcaaaattatttgatatcagaaagacattcctcgtattcagaatgcaatttgatatgtctgatgtgctcttatgtcccagaaaaaaaaaaattgtgcaaacatTGGTATCCAAAGGATTAGGATTTTCATGTAGCTATGTATCATTTCCCATTTTTTCCCTGTGGACTAATAAATTAAGGCTATAGCAACAGCTTTTGAACTTACTGAACCCCCAATCAATATGTAGATCCCGGGTTTGTCCTCCGGaagcaaatttgaccaaaattcctTCCTACAATACAATATGCTTATTGTAATAACAAAGTAGATGGATCAACCTCcgagctgtatctattgttatacaATATGCCTtttaccttgtgggaaggaatttcaatACAAACTTCCGGTAGAGAAAACCAAGATCCACATATTAATGTAGACCCAAATCTACCATAAAGATGGGATTCAGTCATTCACAGTCAATGCCCTGTATGCCGAGCTTTTGAAAGGCAGCACCACCAAGATTTCATCTGGACATATCGCTAACTCATTGGCAATTGTGCCCCATCCGCACAGTCATGATGATGTATACTATGATTAGCTCATAATAGGTGGGACTCATTGTAGATTAAAATAGAATAGCGTACATGCAGCTGCGCAGAGTACCTACGCGAGCTGTGCTTTGCGTATTGCTTGACTGAAGCATGCCTTTGTGAATTTACGTAGCCATAAGTTCGGACTTTACTGATGCGCGaagtaacaaaaagcaggtcatagTATTGGTGAGTTTTTGAGCACATCCTCAATATCTTTCTCGATATACTATGTGTCATTTACAAGTACAAGGCCTTTGTCAAAGAACTTCGGTGCATGGAAGCTTGTTTCTTTCCGTCTTTGGTACAGCACTTCCCCAAATGTGCATTAACACGTGCTAGCAAATTTTGCATATCTAAACTTTCATGGTACATTTGAAGCGCTTGTATCAATGTGCTGATATACCATGCACCTTTCGTTCTCGACCTGAGAGACTGGTAGCCCAGTACAGTTGCATAGCCCACAAGAAAGTCTGTTTCATTTGGAATCAAAGCTGCTTTTGTATTTGGGTCATCAAATTCCACACCTTCTTGTAATTCACATCCTTGGCAAGCTTGCAGAAAGAAGACTTTGGGTTTCCCTGTTAAGGAAGGGCATTTAACTCCAACAAATAGTCCAGTGAGGTCCTTAATTTCGATGCTTTCACCATCGCATCCATACACCACTCCTACACTGCCATGAGAAAGGATACATGACACGAAACAGTCATAAGATTTGTGGTCACTTGTGCGACATGCATCCAGAAGACTGTACATTTCTAGTGCTGACAAGTTGTTCTTAACAGTTACAATGTAATCCAAGCTTGTGAATAGTGATGCCAACTGTGCTGTGAACAAAAGAAAAGCAATTATTTTATGCTACACATATATAtgttatggaaataaataaagatTTACAGACTAAAAAGAAGACACACATTCAAATTTTAGTTGAATTTCTGGCAGGTAAATTGAGTTCTTCCATTTGAAaaacctgtggaagattttgaaattcaaaacaaacttgtcttaatatttggccaaattgtgcaaaagttcaatttaattttaatataaaattaacaaaatttttTAACTGGATTGATTATATGCAGCTCTGTGTCACATGACACCCTCTGAAATGACCAACTAGCTTGCTTCGTTGTGATATTCGAGGGGCTTAGCGGTTTGCAAACAGGGCCAGTTCTAACCTGAAATCTTCCACTGGGGATATGTGGATTTTTAACAGAATAGCCCTTTGAGCTGAACTGTCCAGTAAGAAGAGCCATCTGGGGGATACTCTGCCCCCACTTTATACAATACACCACTAAATATATATGAGAGGGAATAGAGGAGATGTAACAGCTGTATGTTCTCAATATTAAGGCGGGTCAGAGGTGAGCATGACTTGTGGTGTTAGGACTCGCATACAtgtattgagacaaataaagctgacacacaagggaAATGGTGTGAGTTCTATAaaagagatcccaaggcttgataaaaATTTTATATGGTGTGTCCATTTCCGCCCCATATCCATGATGCTTTTTTTGGAAAGCGGATATGcccaaaaagttttgacatattcTTGGCCTAATAATCTCAAGAACCGCAAAGTCAaaggaaatataaatgcaattattggcttctttgactcatttcctataagattaaTGTAATATCAAGAAGTACACTGCAgcgtttttaaaaatttaaatggcCAAAACTGGACAGATATGGCACCTGCCATTCCACTCGCCTAAATAGTTCTTGGATCCATGCTTGAAACTAATGGTTACCTCAATACGTGGAAGTTTATTGCAACTAGGGCTCAACCAATTATTGGATCCGGTATCGTATTGTATCGGCCTAATATTTGCAATATCggtatttttttcaaagtttttgacgactttagagaaccactggacctacttTTTTCCCAATATCGGATCGGATCAGATATCGGCCGATATTATAAAATCGATATCGGATATTGGATCGGTAGACAAATGCCAtattcagtccaagagaacgccaaatatggatcaggagtattacataataataccctgctatgacaatagctgcactaggttaatcgtataatctccttatgtggttagcatgactgggccaggaa
Above is a genomic segment from Amphiura filiformis chromosome 17, Afil_fr2py, whole genome shotgun sequence containing:
- the LOC140137516 gene encoding caspase-3-like isoform X2, which translates into the protein MEKVLSRKDINNVADKAKLGRDQLKHLFIELDIPSSDIANAERRADTRDFKLQAIEVLQFWQQSNGEKATRNEIINALEECGFIEAKEILEKKWSLISQGDAAGTSQDSQPAENEPSDEDTVIDRDGPGDGSDQFKIEPYGSLPADPEMPRYSMTHIPRGHCVVINNVDFSPSKVSKPHLKLKDRRGSDIDATQLASLFTSLDYIVTVKNNLSALEMYSLLDACRTSDHKSYDCFVSCILSHGSVGVVYGCDGESIEIKDLTGLFVGVKCPSLTGKPKVFFLQACQGCELQEGVEFDDPNTKAALIPNETDFLVGYATVLGYQSLRSRTKGAWYISTLIQALQMYHESLDMQNLLARVNAHLGKCCTKDGKKQASMHRSSLTKALYL